Within Massilia litorea, the genomic segment TGCCGCCGCCGGTGCCGCCACTGCCTGCGCATCGAGCTTGAACACGCCCACCACCTGTGCCAGCTTGGCTGCCTGCTCCTGCATGGCGCCCGCTGCCGCGGCCGATTCCTCGACCAGGGCCGCATTCTGCTGGGTCGCTTCATCCATCTGGCCGATGGCGATATTCACCTGCTCGATACCGCCGGTCTGCTCCTGGGTCGCATGCGTGATCTCGGCCATGATGTCGGTGACGCGGCGGATCGATTCGACCACCTGCTCCATCGTGGCGCCGGCCTGGTCGACCAGCCTGGCGCCGGCGTCGACCTTCTCGACCGAGTCGCCGATCAGGCCCTTGATCTCTTTTGCCGCCGCGGCCGAACGCTGGGCCAGGGTGCGCACCTCGGAGGCGACGACCGCGAAGCCGCGGCCCTGTTCGCCGGCACGTGCCGCTTCGACTGCCGCGTTCAGCGCCAGGATGTTGGTCTGGAAGGCGATGCCGTCGATGACGCCGATGATGTCGACGATCTTGCGCGAGGACTCGTTGATCGAACCCATGGTGGTAATCACCTGGCCGACCACGGAGCCGCCTTCGACGGCCACGTTCGAGGCGGTAATCGCCAGCTGGTTGGCCTGGCGTGCGTTGTCCGCGTTCTGGCGCACGGTGCCCGTGATCTGCTCCATCGACGCTGCCGTTTCTTCGAGCGAGGCCGCCTGCTGTTCGGTGCGCGAGGACAGGTCCATGTTGCCGGCGGCGATTTCGCTGGAGGCGCCGCTGATGGTGTCGGTGCCGCCGCGTACTTCGGTGACGATTTTCACCAGGCTGTCGTTCATGTGGCGCAGGGCGCGCAGCAGGGCGCCGGTTTCGTCTTTCGAGGTGGCGTCGATGCGGCGCGTCAGGTCGCCGCTGGCGACCGTCTCGGCCAGTTCCACGGCTTCGCGGATCGGACGCACGATGCCGCGCGTGAGCATCCAGGAGCACAGCGCTCCGAGCGCCACCGCAACCGCGGCCAGGATGCCGATCATGCGTGCGCTGGCGTTATTGTCGGCTTTGATGCCGGCGGCGATGGCGTCGATGCGGTCCTGCTGCATCTTGACCAGCTCGGCCAGCGTGCCCTCGTAGACATCGGCGGCCGGCATGTATTCTTCGGTCAGGATGCGGGCGGCGCCGTCGGGATCGCCGTCGGTGCGTGCCTTGACCGCCTTGTCCTTGGCCTTGGTATAGGCCTTGCGCAGTTCGCCAATGCGGTCGAACAGGGCGCGCTCTTCCTTGCCTTCCAGGAGCGGTTCAATTTCCTTGATCAGCGCCGACGAACGGCCCGAGGTCTTGGCGCCGTCGGCCTTGAAGAACTCGGCCAGGCTGGTGTCGTTGCTTTTGACAATGGCGGCGGTACGGCGCACCGCGGCGAAGGTCTGGGTATGCCACTCGCTCAACAGGCGCTCCTTGGCCAGGGGCGCCGCCATCATGGCGCTGGTGGCATCGGCAATCGTATTCAGTCGCCAGATGCCGGCCACGGCAATCACGATGGTCAATGCAAGCACCAGCGTGAAGACGGCACCGAGGCGTTTTCCGATATTCATATTAGTAAATGTATTCATCTTAAAACCTTCGGTTATGCTTAATTCGAAGATTGTACATTTCTATATGGTAATTTTTTGATTGATACGGAAACTACGTATTCTCAAAAGCAACACTTGCCCAATGCAGGCGCAAAAAGAAACCGCCCGGGATGCGGGCGGTTTTGTCGGTCAAGTCAGGCAAGCAGCGGGTCAGAATTCTTCCCACTCGTCGGCCGTCGCGGTTGCACGCGCCGCCGGCTTGGCTGCCACCTTGACCGGCGCTTTCGCTGCACGCGCCGCCGGTTTCGCACGCACCGCGATCGCACGCGCCGGCGCCGGGGTGGACGCCGCCCGTGCAGCCGGTGCCACGATCGCCGCCTGCGCATCGAGCTTGAACACGCCCACCACCTGTGCCAGCTTGGCTGCCTGCTCCTGCATGGCGCCCGCTGCCGCGGCCGATTCCTCGACCAGGGCCGCATTCTGCTGGGTCGCTTCATCCATCTGGCCGATGGCGATATTCACCTGCTCGATACCGCCGGTCTGCTCCTGGGTCGCATGCGTGATCTCGGCCATGATGTCGGTGACGCGGCGGATCGATTCGACCACCTGCTCCATCGTGGCGCCGGCCTGGTCGACCAGCCTGGCGCCGGCGTCGACCTTCTCGACCGAGTCGCCGATCAGGCCCTTGATCTCTTTTGCCGCCGCGGCCGAACGCTGGGCCAGGGTGCGCACCTCGGAGGCGACGACTGCAAAGCCGCGGCCCTGTTCGCCGGCACGTGCCGCCTCGACGGCAGCGTTCAGCGCCAGGATGTTGGTCTGGAAGGCGATGCCGTCGATGACGCCGATGATGTCGACGATCTTGCGCGAGGACTCGTTGATCGAACCCATGGTGGTAATCACCTGGCCGACCACGGAGCCGCCTTCGACGGCCACGTTCGAGGCGGTAATCGCCAGCTGGTTGGCCTGGCGTGCGTTGTCCGCGTTCTGGCGCACGGTGCCCGTGATCTGCTCCATCGACGCTGCCGTTTCTTCGAGCGAGGCCGCCTGCTGTTCGGTGCGCGAGGACAGGTCCATGTTGCCGGCGGCGATTTCGCTGGAGGCGCCGCTGATGGTGTCGGTGCCGCCGCGTACTTCGGTGACGATTTTCACCAGGCTGTCGTTCATGTGGCGCAGGGCGCGCAGCAGGGCGCCGGTTTCGTCTTTCGAGGTGGCGTCGATGCGGCGCGTCAGGTCGCCGCTGGCGACCGTCTCGGCCAGTTCCACCGCTTCGCGGATCGGACGCACGATGCCGCGCGTGAGCATCCAGGAAAAGAGGGCGCCGAGCAGCACCGAGAACGCGGCCAGCAGGCCGATCACGGTTTCGCTGCTGTCGGCGCGCTCGCCGATGGCGCCTGCGGCCGCGGCGATGTTGGCAGCCTGCATGGCGACCAGTTGCTGCATCGATTCCTGGTAGGCCTTCGCGGTCGGGGTGAAGCGTTCGTCGAGGATGCGGGCAGCCAGGGCCTCGTCGCCGGCGGCCTTGGCCTTGACGGCTTCGTCGCGTGCGCTCGAATACGCCTTGCGCTGCTCGGTAATCTTGTCGAACAGGGCTTTTTCTTCGCCGGCCGTGATCAGGGGTTCGATCTGCTTGACCAGCTCGGCCGAGCGCTTGCCGGTCTGGGCCGCGTCTTCCTTGAAATAAGGACCGAGCGCGGCATCGCTGCTCTTGACGATGGCGGCCGTGCGGCGCACGGCGGCGTACACCTGCATGTACCACTCGGTGATCATGCGTTCCTTGGCCAGCGGTTCGGCCAGTACCTGGGCTGTGCTGGCCGCGCCGCTGTTGACGCGCGCGATGCCGACCGCGGCAATCAGGACGGCCATGGCCAGGGTCAGCGCGAAGCCGATCGCGAGGCGCTTGCCGATGTTGAGGTTATTGAAAAAGCCCATGACGCTCCTGCCTGTACAAATGAGAGAACGAGGAATGTAACCTTGACGTACGGCAATTGCAATTGCATGTGGGATATATATCGAAGCCGCCCCTCGTTCATGCCAGGCTGTGTTGTCTTTACGAAACAAATGGCGTACCCAAAATGCGCCACGGGGCGTCGAAACGGCCGCGCCAGCCCGGCAGCGGGCTTGTCATGACAATGTTTGCGCCTGTTTAAGGTATAATTTCTATTTCCCGCGCGTGCCATTCGGCACCTTCAGCACAATGACCAAATTTGTATTCGTCACTGGCGGCGTCGTGTCTTCCCTGGGCAAAGGGATTGCGGCCGCTTCCCTTGCCGCGATCCTCGAATCGCGTGGCCTCAAAGTCACGATGCTCAAGCTCGATCCCTACATTAACGTGGATCCGGGCACGATGAGCCCGATGCAGCACGGCGAAGTCTTCGTCACCGACGACGGCGCCGAGACCGACCTCGACCTCGGCCACTACGAGCGTTTCATCAGCACCCGGATGAAGAAGGTGAACAACTTCACCACCGGCCAGATCTATGAATCGGTGATCCGCAAGGAACGCCGTGGCGAGTACCTCGGCAAGACCGTGCAGGTGATTCCGCACATCACCAACGAAATCCAGGACTACATCCGCCGCGGCGCCGAAGGCGTCGACGTCGCGCTGGTCGAAATCGGCGGCACCGTCGGCGACATCGAGTCGCTGCCCTTCCTCGAAGCCGCACGCCAGCTGTCGCTGCGCGCCGGCCGCAAGTCGACCGCCTTCGTGCACCTGACGCTCGTCCCGTACATCGCATCGGCCGGCGAACTGAAAACCAAGCCGACCCAGCACAGCGTGCAGAAGCTGCGCGAGATCGGCATTTCGCCGAACGCGCTGCTGTGCCGTGCCGACCGCCGCATCCCCGACGACGAGCGCGCGAAGATTTCGCTGTTCGCCAACGTCGAAGAGCAGGCCGTGATCTCGGTCTGGGACGTCGACACCATTTACAAGGTGCCGCAGGTGCTGCACGACCAGGGCCTGGACGACATCATCCTCGAGGCGCTCGGCATCGAGGCGCCGCCGGCCGACCTGTCGATGTGGACCAAACTGATCTACACGCTGGAAAACCCGAAGCGCGAAGTCACCATCGGCATGGTCGGCAAGTATGTCGACCTGACCGAATCGTACAAGTCGCTGACCGAAGCGCTGCGCCACGCCGGTATCCACACCGAAAGCCGCGTCAACATCGAATACCTCGACTCGGAAGAAATCGAGACGACCGGTTGCGAGCAGCTGGGCAAGTACGACGCCATCCTGGTTCCGGGCGGCTTCGGCAAGCGCGGCGTGGAAGGCAAGATCATGGCCGCGCGCTATGCCCGCGAAAACAAGATCCCTTACCTCGGCATCTGCCTGGGCATGCAGGTCGCGCTGATCGAATACGCGCGCCACATGGCCGGCCTGCCGAATGCGAACTCCACCGAATTCGATCTCGAGACCGACCAGCCGGTCGTCGCCCTGATCAACGAGTGGCAGAACCACGACGGTAAAGTCGAGCAGCGCGACGAGAACTCGGACCTGGGCGGCACCATGCGCCTGGGCGCCCAGACCTGCGCGGTGAACCCGGGCACGCTGGCCGCCGAGATCTACGGCAGCGTCGTCACCGAGCGTCACCGCCACCGCTACGAAGCCAACAACTTCTACCTGCCGAAGGTCGAAGCGGCCGGCCTCGTCGTCGCGGCGCGCACCCCGAACGAAGACCTGTGCGAAATCATGGAACTCCCGCGCACCGGTCCGAACGCGCACCCGTGGTACATGGGCGTGCAGTTCCACCCTGAATTCAAGTCGACCCCGCGCAGCGGCCACCCGCTGTTCACGTCGTTCATCCAGGCGGCATTGGCACACCAGTCGGCGAACACCGCCACTGCGGCCAACGCCCCATCCGCTTTGCAAGGAGACGCAGCATGAAGCTTTGCGGCTTTGAAGTAGGCCAGGACCATCCGATCTTCCTGATCGCCGGTACCTGCGTGATCGAATCGCGCCAGATGGCGATGGACACCGCCGGCACGCTGAAGGAAATCACCTCGGCACTCGGCATCCCGTTCATCTATAAATCGTCCTTCGACAAGGCGAACCGTTCGTCGGGCACCTCGTTCCGCGGCCCCGGCCGCGAGAAGGGCCTGGAGATCCTCGCCGACGTCAAGAAGACCATCGGCGTGCCGGTGCTGACCGACGTCCACACCGAGGAAGAGATTCCGGAAGTGTCGAGCGTCGTCGACGTGCTGCAAACCCCGGCCTTCCTGTGCCGCCAGACCGATTTCATCAACGCCTGCGCCCGTTCGGGCCTGCCCGTGAACATCAAGAAGGGCCAGTTCCTGGCCCCGGGCGACATGAAGAACGTGATCGACAAGGCACGCAATGCGGCACGCGCGGCCGGCCTGAACGAAGACAACTTCATGGCCTGCGAACGCGGCGCCTCCTTCGGCTACAACAACCTGGTCTCCGACATGCGTTCGCTCGCCATCATGCGCGAATCGAACTGCCCGGTGGTGTTCGATGCGACCCACTCGGTGCAGCTGCCGGGCGGGCAGGGCACGTCCTCGGGCGGCCAGCGCGAACACATCCCGGTGCTGTCGCGCGCGGCAGTCGCAGCGGGCATCGCGGGCCTGTTCATGGAAACCCACCCGGACCCTGCGAATGCCCTGTCCGACGGCCCGAACGCGGTGCCGCTGGCCCGCATGAAGGAGCTGCTGACGACCCTGGTCGACATCGACCGCGTGGTCAAGCGAGCTGGCTTCCTCGAGAACAGCTTCAAGATCTGATGTAATTCATTTGCTACGAGTCGAGGCGCCTGATAGGCGCCTCGACTTTCATGTGCGAGACGATTTTCTTTTTTGGAGTGTAAAAACCATGAGTGCTATCGTTGATATTATCGGCCGCGAGATCATTGACTCGCGCGGCAATCCGACCGTCGAATGCGACGTCCTGCTCGAATCCGGCGTGATGGGCCGTGCGGCCGTGCCGTCGGGCGCGTCGACCGGTTCGCGCGAAGCGATCGAACTGCGCGACGGCGACCCGAAGCGTTATTTCGGCAAGGGCGTGCTGCAGGCCTGCGAGAACATCAACACCGAGATCAGCGAAGCCATCATGGGCCTGGACGCCAACGAACAGGCCTTCCTCGACCGCACCCTGATCGACCTGGACGGTACCGAGAACAAGAGCCGCCTGGGCGCCAACGCGATGCTGGCCGTGTCGATGGCCGTGGCCAAGGCCGCCGCTGAAGAAGCGGGCCTGCCGCTGTACCGCTACTTCGGCGGTTCGGGCGCGATGCAGATGCCGGTGCCGATGATGAACGTCATCAACGGCGGCGCACACGCCGACAATAACCTGGACATCCAGGAATTCATGATCATCCCGGTCGGCGCGCCAAGCTTCAAGGAAGCGATCCGCTACGGCGCGGAAGTCTTCCACACGCTCAAAAAAATCCTGCACGCGAAGGGCCTGTCGACCGCGGTCGGCGACGAAGGCGGTTTCGCGCCTTCGGTCTCGAGCCACGAAGAAGCGATCAAGCTGATCATGCAGGCGATCGAGCAGGCAGGCTATGAAGCCGGCACCCAGATCGCCATCGGCCTCGATTGCGCCGCCAGCGAGTTCTACAAGGACGGCAAGTACCACCTGGAAGGCGAAGGCCTGCAGCTGACCGCGACCGACTTCACCAACATGCTCGCCACCTGGTGCGACAAGTACCCGATCATCTCGATCGAGGACGCGATGCACGAAGGCGACTGGGAAGGCTGGGCCACGCTCACCGCTGCCCTGGGCAAGCGCGTGCAGCTGGTCGGCGACGACCTGTTCGTCACCAATACCAAGATCCTCAAAGAGGGCATCCAGAAGGGCATCGCCAACTCGATCCTCATCAAGATCAACCAGATCGGCACCCTGACCGAGACCTTCGCCGCCATCGAAATGGCCAAGCGCGCCGGCTACACGGCCGTCATCTCGCACCGTTCGGGCGAGACCGAGGACTCGACCATCGCCGATATCGCAGTCGGCCTGAACGCCCTGCAGATCAAGACCGGTTCGATGTCGCGTTCGGACCGCATGGCCAAGTACAACCAGCTGCTGCGTATCGAGGAAGACCTCGGCGACGTCGCCAGCTATCCTGGCCGTGACGCTTTCTATAATCTGAAGTAATCTGTCGTACTCCGCGGGCCGGCCATCGTGGCGCGGCCCGCGTTCCTGATCTGTCTCCATGCGCATCATTACGCTCGTTCTCGCCGCACTGCTCGTGCTGATCCAGTATCCCCTGTGGCTGGGGAAGGGCGGCATGCTGGCCGTCGCCGATATGACCGACCAGGTCACACTGGCGCAAATCCACACCGACAAGCTCAAGGCACGCAACGCCAAGCTCGAATCCGAAGTGCGCGACCTGCGCGAAGGCACCGGCGCCGTCGAGGAACGCGCGCGCCTGGAACTGGGCATGATCAAGCAGAACGAAATCTTCGTGCAGGTGCTGCGCAAGGACGAAAAGCCGACCGAATCGATGACCGTCCCGCCGCCACCGCCGGAGCCGAAGGCGGGCAAGGGCGGACACGATTCCGCCGCGACGCATTGAACCCATGAATACCGATCCTGCAGCGCAACTGGCGACGCTCGAGGCCTTGTCGGCCTTCCTGGCGGCCGCCTTCGAGAGCGGCGATCCGGCCGTCCTCCTCGACGCCTTCGCCGTCGCCGCGCGCGCCGAAGGCACGGCCCACCTTGCCGCTGCCGCCGGCATTCCCCAGGCCGATCTGCGCCATGCTTTCGCCAGCGGCGAAATGAGCATGTCCGTCACCCTGGCGATCATGAAGGTGATCGATTTGCATATGCCGGGCGCGGCGCACTGAAAATTTCGCGGCCGCTCCACTGTGCGTTGAACGCGTGGGCGGGAGACCCGCCCACCCTACGGGTCTCGTCATAGCACCCGTAGGGTGGGCGGCTCGGCCGCCCACGCGTTCAACCTCAGCGGGATCAGCCAGCGGCCCTGCACTGGTCCGATCAGCACCTTGTCGATTCAAGGCCGCAAAGCGCCCGGATTGGCCTAGAATGTTCGCTATCTCTTCACCAACGAGAAGGAAGCCCACCATGAGCCAGCAACACGCCGCAGGACCGTTCGACGTGACCGTCATCCCGCAGGGCCAGCCCGAGGTGCGCGACGGGGTCACGACCGGCCGCATGGCGATCGACAAGCACTACCATGGCGAACTCGAAGGGCAGGGCGTCGGCGAGATGCTGTCGGCGATGACGACCACCGAAGGCTCGGCCGGCTATGTCGCCATCGAGCGCGTGAGCGGCAAGCTGCAGGGACGCAGCGGCAGCTTCGTCGTCCAGCATACCGGCACGATGGCGCGCGGCGCGCAGGCGCTGTCGATCACGGTCGTGCCCGATTCCGGCACCGGCGAACTGGCCGGCATCGCCGGCACCATGCGCATCCGGATCGAGGAGCGCAAGCATTTCTACGAATTCGATTACGTCCTGCCGCAAGCCTGACACGCGTCAGGCGGACCCGTCCGGGCTGTCCGCTTCCACGAAGGCCTTGAGCCGTCCGAGCGCGCGCTCCCACTGGCGGCCGATGGCGTCCAGGCTACGCCGCGCCTCGTCGATACGCTCGGGGGCGAGCTGCCAGCGCCGCTCGCGTCCGCATTTCTGGTCGCGCACCAGGCCGGCCTCGGCCAGTACCTGAAGGTGCTTGGTCACGCCCTGGCGGGTGATGGCCGTACCGGCGCTGAGTTGGGCGATCGACAGCAAGCCGCCGGCACAGAGCAGGGAAACAAGCTGCAGCCGGGTCGGATCGCCCAGCGCCGCGAACACCTCGGCCAGGCCCTTTTGCTCCCTCTCAGCCGGCAACATGGCGCGCGATGTTGATCACCTGCGCATCCCAGCCCGCGCCGTTCATGCGGAAGGCCTCGTCGCGGCGTTGCGGCGGCAGCTTGTCGAAACCGGATTCGACGACGGTAAGCCGGGTGCCGTTCTCCGGACCGTCCTCCAGGGTGAAGCTCACCAGCGTCGGCTCTTCCTGCGTGTAGTCGGCCGCGGGATCGATCGCATACGGGTGCCAGTAAAACGACAGCAATTGCTCCGGCTCGACGCGCTCGACCCGGGCTTCGAAACGCAGGTGCTCATAGCCGGGGTGGGTGATGTACCCGCGCACCGGCCGGCCGGCCACGAAGGCCTCCTCTTCCAGCTTCACGCCGAACCAGCTGCCGAATTCGGCGGCGTCGGCGAGGGCGCGCCAGACGCGCGCGCGCGGCGCCTTGATCACAATGCTGCGTTCGATGCGGTCAGTGGGGCTGGTCGTGTCCATCACGGGTCTCCTGTTGATTTGGGTAGTAATGCAACCGGATGGTTGCATGATTTGATGCGGAGCGCAAGAACATGCGCATCGCATAAAACCTCGGGCGCTCTGTTGCAAGCGAGCAACTTCATGTAACAATTTCCTTTCAGAAACGATATTTGATCGACTTCTCCTTCCACCCCAAGGTATATTTATTTGCGTAAGACCAGTCCTACAGCGGTAATCAATGGCAAGTTTTTATAAGAAATCAAGAAAGAGACGACTGACCCATGAATCACTTTTTCAATAACATGCGTATCGGCACCCGGCTTACCCTTGCGTTCGCACTGATCCTGATACTCGCCACGATTGCCACCGCGTCCGCCCTGTTCGCAGCGCGTGCCGGCGCCCAGGCTACCGAAGAGATGATGGCCGTGCCGCTGACCAAGGAGCGCCTGGTCTCGAGCTGGAACACGATGACATATTCTGCGATCGCCCGCACTTCGCTGATCGCGCGCAGTACCGACACCACCCTGAGCACCGTGTTCGCCAAGACCATTGCCGACAGCGTGACCACCTCCACTGAACTGATCAAGCAGATCGAGCCGCTGCTGACTTCCGAGGAAGAAAAGGCGAAGCTGGCGACGGTCAAGTCGCTGCGCGCCAAATACCAGGCCTTGAAAGTGCAGGTGATGGACGCGAAGAAAGCGGGCGACGCCGCCGCCGCCGAGCGCCTGTACACGGAGGGCTTCGATCCTGCCGCCCAGGCCTATTCGGCCGCGCTGCAGGACCTGCTGGCCTTGCAGCGGCAGACGATCGACCGCATGACGGTCGCGATCCGCGCCGACTTCGAACACCGCGCGCGCCTGTCGCTGCTGCTCAACGGCCTGATGCTGGTACTCGGCGCCCTGGCCGCCGTGGCCATCACGCGCTCGATTACCCGTCCGCTGAAGGATGCCGTGCGGGTCGCCGAAGCCGTCGCCGGCGGCGACCTGAGCGGCGAGTTCGACAGCCGGCGCCGCGATGAAGTCGGCGACCTGATGGGCGCCCTGCACACGATGAACGACGGCCTGGCCAAGGTCGTGTCCGAAGTGCAGCACGGGACCCGCGCGATCGCCGGCGCCTCGACCGAGATCGCCAGCGGCAACCTCGACTTGTCCGCCCGCACCGAGCAGCAGGCGGGCGCGCTCGAGGAAACCGCGTCCTCG encodes:
- a CDS encoding methyl-accepting chemotaxis protein; translation: MNHFFNNMRIGTRLTLAFALILILATIATASALFAARAGAQATEEMMAVPLTKERLVSSWNTMTYSAIARTSLIARSTDTTLSTVFAKTIADSVTTSTELIKQIEPLLTSEEEKAKLATVKSLRAKYQALKVQVMDAKKAGDAAAAERLYTEGFDPAAQAYSAALQDLLALQRQTIDRMTVAIRADFEHRARLSLLLNGLMLVLGALAAVAITRSITRPLKDAVRVAEAVAGGDLSGEFDSRRRDEVGDLMGALHTMNDGLAKVVSEVQHGTRAIAGASTEIASGNLDLSARTEQQAGALEETASSMEELTSTVRQNAESATQANRLAQDASTVAVRGGQIVGQVVDTMGAIDTASRKIVDIIGVIDGIAFQTNILALNAAVEAARAGEQGRGFAVVASEVRNLAQRSATAAKEIKGLIGDSVAQVNTGTSLVQQAGATIGEVVASVARVTAIMAEITAASREQSIGIDQVNEAILQMDQTTQQNAALVEEAAAAAASMQDQSAHLEQLVSHFRLAAQPAQQGARHSGTQPAPRGRQALAHASAATA
- a CDS encoding SRPBCC family protein; its protein translation is MDTTSPTDRIERSIVIKAPRARVWRALADAAEFGSWFGVKLEEEAFVAGRPVRGYITHPGYEHLRFEARVERVEPEQLLSFYWHPYAIDPAADYTQEEPTLVSFTLEDGPENGTRLTVVESGFDKLPPQRRDEAFRMNGAGWDAQVINIARHVAG
- a CDS encoding CTP synthase, encoding MTKFVFVTGGVVSSLGKGIAAASLAAILESRGLKVTMLKLDPYINVDPGTMSPMQHGEVFVTDDGAETDLDLGHYERFISTRMKKVNNFTTGQIYESVIRKERRGEYLGKTVQVIPHITNEIQDYIRRGAEGVDVALVEIGGTVGDIESLPFLEAARQLSLRAGRKSTAFVHLTLVPYIASAGELKTKPTQHSVQKLREIGISPNALLCRADRRIPDDERAKISLFANVEEQAVISVWDVDTIYKVPQVLHDQGLDDIILEALGIEAPPADLSMWTKLIYTLENPKREVTIGMVGKYVDLTESYKSLTEALRHAGIHTESRVNIEYLDSEEIETTGCEQLGKYDAILVPGGFGKRGVEGKIMAARYARENKIPYLGICLGMQVALIEYARHMAGLPNANSTEFDLETDQPVVALINEWQNHDGKVEQRDENSDLGGTMRLGAQTCAVNPGTLAAEIYGSVVTERHRHRYEANNFYLPKVEAAGLVVAARTPNEDLCEIMELPRTGPNAHPWYMGVQFHPEFKSTPRSGHPLFTSFIQAALAHQSANTATAANAPSALQGDAA
- a CDS encoding ArsR/SmtB family transcription factor; amino-acid sequence: MLPAEREQKGLAEVFAALGDPTRLQLVSLLCAGGLLSIAQLSAGTAITRQGVTKHLQVLAEAGLVRDQKCGRERRWQLAPERIDEARRSLDAIGRQWERALGRLKAFVEADSPDGSA
- the kdsA gene encoding 3-deoxy-8-phosphooctulonate synthase; translated protein: MKLCGFEVGQDHPIFLIAGTCVIESRQMAMDTAGTLKEITSALGIPFIYKSSFDKANRSSGTSFRGPGREKGLEILADVKKTIGVPVLTDVHTEEEIPEVSSVVDVLQTPAFLCRQTDFINACARSGLPVNIKKGQFLAPGDMKNVIDKARNAARAAGLNEDNFMACERGASFGYNNLVSDMRSLAIMRESNCPVVFDATHSVQLPGGQGTSSGGQREHIPVLSRAAVAAGIAGLFMETHPDPANALSDGPNAVPLARMKELLTTLVDIDRVVKRAGFLENSFKI
- a CDS encoding helix-turn-helix domain-containing protein; the encoded protein is MNTDPAAQLATLEALSAFLAAAFESGDPAVLLDAFAVAARAEGTAHLAAAAGIPQADLRHAFASGEMSMSVTLAIMKVIDLHMPGAAH
- a CDS encoding methyl-accepting chemotaxis protein — protein: MNTFTNMNIGKRLGAVFTLVLALTIVIAVAGIWRLNTIADATSAMMAAPLAKERLLSEWHTQTFAAVRRTAAIVKSNDTSLAEFFKADGAKTSGRSSALIKEIEPLLEGKEERALFDRIGELRKAYTKAKDKAVKARTDGDPDGAARILTEEYMPAADVYEGTLAELVKMQQDRIDAIAAGIKADNNASARMIGILAAVAVALGALCSWMLTRGIVRPIREAVELAETVASGDLTRRIDATSKDETGALLRALRHMNDSLVKIVTEVRGGTDTISGASSEIAAGNMDLSSRTEQQAASLEETAASMEQITGTVRQNADNARQANQLAITASNVAVEGGSVVGQVITTMGSINESSRKIVDIIGVIDGIAFQTNILALNAAVEAARAGEQGRGFAVVASEVRTLAQRSAAAAKEIKGLIGDSVEKVDAGARLVDQAGATMEQVVESIRRVTDIMAEITHATQEQTGGIEQVNIAIGQMDEATQQNAALVEESAAAAGAMQEQAAKLAQVVGVFKLDAQAVAAPAAARAIAVRPKQLARTAKAPVAAAVKPSARATAMADEWETF
- the ftsB gene encoding cell division protein FtsB gives rise to the protein MRIITLVLAALLVLIQYPLWLGKGGMLAVADMTDQVTLAQIHTDKLKARNAKLESEVRDLREGTGAVEERARLELGMIKQNEIFVQVLRKDEKPTESMTVPPPPPEPKAGKGGHDSAATH
- a CDS encoding DUF3224 domain-containing protein, producing MSQQHAAGPFDVTVIPQGQPEVRDGVTTGRMAIDKHYHGELEGQGVGEMLSAMTTTEGSAGYVAIERVSGKLQGRSGSFVVQHTGTMARGAQALSITVVPDSGTGELAGIAGTMRIRIEERKHFYEFDYVLPQA
- the eno gene encoding phosphopyruvate hydratase — protein: MSAIVDIIGREIIDSRGNPTVECDVLLESGVMGRAAVPSGASTGSREAIELRDGDPKRYFGKGVLQACENINTEISEAIMGLDANEQAFLDRTLIDLDGTENKSRLGANAMLAVSMAVAKAAAEEAGLPLYRYFGGSGAMQMPVPMMNVINGGAHADNNLDIQEFMIIPVGAPSFKEAIRYGAEVFHTLKKILHAKGLSTAVGDEGGFAPSVSSHEEAIKLIMQAIEQAGYEAGTQIAIGLDCAASEFYKDGKYHLEGEGLQLTATDFTNMLATWCDKYPIISIEDAMHEGDWEGWATLTAALGKRVQLVGDDLFVTNTKILKEGIQKGIANSILIKINQIGTLTETFAAIEMAKRAGYTAVISHRSGETEDSTIADIAVGLNALQIKTGSMSRSDRMAKYNQLLRIEEDLGDVASYPGRDAFYNLK
- a CDS encoding methyl-accepting chemotaxis protein; the encoded protein is MGFFNNLNIGKRLAIGFALTLAMAVLIAAVGIARVNSGAASTAQVLAEPLAKERMITEWYMQVYAAVRRTAAIVKSSDAALGPYFKEDAAQTGKRSAELVKQIEPLITAGEEKALFDKITEQRKAYSSARDEAVKAKAAGDEALAARILDERFTPTAKAYQESMQQLVAMQAANIAAAAGAIGERADSSETVIGLLAAFSVLLGALFSWMLTRGIVRPIREAVELAETVASGDLTRRIDATSKDETGALLRALRHMNDSLVKIVTEVRGGTDTISGASSEIAAGNMDLSSRTEQQAASLEETAASMEQITGTVRQNADNARQANQLAITASNVAVEGGSVVGQVITTMGSINESSRKIVDIIGVIDGIAFQTNILALNAAVEAARAGEQGRGFAVVASEVRTLAQRSAAAAKEIKGLIGDSVEKVDAGARLVDQAGATMEQVVESIRRVTDIMAEITHATQEQTGGIEQVNIAIGQMDEATQQNAALVEESAAAAGAMQEQAAKLAQVVGVFKLDAQAAIVAPAARAASTPAPARAIAVRAKPAARAAKAPVKVAAKPAARATATADEWEEF